CTTGTTGGGCGCGGGCACGCTGAAGCCGCCCAACATCGTGACGGGATCATAGGCGAAGCTGGTGCTCCCCAGGTTGGGAACGTTGGTCTGGGTCAGCGACTGGCTGTTCTTGTTGTAGGTGTAGCCGATGCCGCCACGGAGCATGGTCGCATTGGCGGGGATCGCCACGCCGGTCATGGTCAGCGTGTAGTAGCCGCTGGCGTCGGGGCCCGTGAGGGTGCCGGCGCCGGTGCCGGTGGCGGTGCCATTCCAGACCTTCTTGATGTAGGCCGAGGCGGTGGCGTTGACATCAGCGGGGGCGGCAATGCCATCCTGCGGCACGGCGAAGGCCATGTAGACGCTGGGGCTGCCCACGAAGTTGTTCATCATCTCCGTGACCGTGCCGGCCGCGAAGGTGTTGAAGACGACGTCAGAGGTGGTGCCGTTGAGGGTCTGCTTGAACTTGAAGGTGAACACCGGGTGACGGGTCGCGTCGAGGGTGACACTCTTCAGGTCGTAGTCGATCTTGATGGCGCCCGGAGGCAGGTTGTTGCGGTCGCCGGCCAGGTAGGAGCCATTGGTATAGGCACCCGTGGCGAACGCCGGGTTCATGGGCGACACGGGGATGTGGTTGAGCTTGATGCCGGCCGCGCCGTGGCAGCCGGTGCAGTTCAGGTCGCTGGTCTGAGCGCCACCGCCGTGGTTGGTGCCGGCGGCCCAGTCGATGTTGTCGTGGCAGGCGCCGCAGGCCATGCGGCTGGGCTTGGTGTTCCAGTTGTCGCCCTGCGGGGTCGCGGCGATGGAGGCGGTGTGGCACTTGCTGCAGTTCCGCAGGTCCTGGGGGTAGGTGGTCTCGTTGAAGAGGATGCCGGCGTAGTTGTAGCCGTCCTTCTTCAGTTCCTCACCCGCGTGGAGGCGGTGGATGAAGGCGGGGAAGTCGCCCACGGCCATGCCGCCGATCTTGCGCTGGCCAGCCGTGGCGTCGTAGCCGGTGGCGGTGGTGGTGGCTTCCGCGAAGCCGAACTTGCGCTGGTCGGTGTGGCAGACCACGCAGTACTCGGCGTTGATCCGGGTGCTGCCGTGGAAGCCGTTGAACTTGGTGTGGCAGGTGTTGCAGGAGGAGGTGTCGACGATGTTGCGCTGCTCGTTGGCGGCGGTCACAGCCAGGCCGGTGGACGGAACGAAGTCGTACCACAGGTTGCCGGGAGTCAGGACGGGCACGCCGGCGACGCCGCTGTTGGAGCCGTCGGCAGTGTTGGAGCCGGTGCCGCGGGCATTGCCGCTGAGCTGCACAGTCACGCGGTGGGTCAGGGCGGCCTGGTAGGTCACGTCACCGAGGTCGGCCTTGGCACTGGGGGCGGTGTAGGTCAGGCCGTCCAGAGTGGTCTGGATGGCGGTGATGTCGCGGTAGAAGGTGTACTTGTAGGAGCCGTTGCCGTTGTCCACCAGCGTGCCGGTGTTGTCCGTGCTGGGCCGGGTCGCGGCGACGGCGGTGGTGCTGGTCGGCATGGTGGTGACGATGTAGCTCACCCACTTGCTGGGGCTGCCGTTCGTGCCGGGCACCAGCTTGGCGATGCTGAAGGACATGTTGGCGTAGCTGGGGACCAGGGCCGAGGCGGTCTTGCTGGTGAAGCCCAGGCCGACGATGGGGGTGCCCACGCCGTCGGTGACGGTGAAGTTCACCACGGGCTTGCCGTTCACCACGGAGGCGCTGGTGACGCTGCCCTTGAGGGTGAGCTGGCTCCACTGCTCGGGAGTGAGCTGGGCGGCGTTCACGGTGATGGTGGCGTTGGTGCCGTTGGTGCCATTGGTACCGTTGGTGCCATTGGTACCGTTGGTGCCGTTCGCACCGGCGGGGCCCGTTTTGCCGTTACAGCCGATCAGCACGAGGGCGACGGCTGCGGTGGCGATGAGGCCGCAGAGCTGTTTCAAAGGACGGTATTGCATGCTTCATTCTCCTTATTGGGAGTAAGACTGCTGTTGAGTGGCGGTGGGGTGAAAACGCTCGGAAGGACTAGCCGAATGGGCACCTCCCATGGAGGTCGTTACGGAAAGGGGCTGTCTTGGTGGTGGGAGGGACGGGGGTTGGCCCTCCTCTCGACTAGAAGCTCGTGCCGTGGCACAGGGTGTTGTTGAAGCAGCCGGGCGCCGTGCCGGCGGGTGCCGGAGTCACGGGCTTGAGGGAGGAGTTGGCCCCATTGAGGTGGCACTGGGCGCAGGCGGGGGCGTTCCCGCTGTTGGTGTTGACGTGGCTGGGCGAGGCGAACGTGGGACCGCGCCAGGGGGCGTCGGGGTGCGGCGCCTTGGTGTGGCAGGCCTTGCAGGAGACGGCGGCACCATCGGTGTAGTTCGCGCCGTGGCACTTGGTGCAGTAGGCGAAGCCGGAGCCGTCGACCACCGTCCCGCCGATCAGCTGGGTCATGGCCGGAGCAGCCTGGGCGCCCAGGCGACCGTGCTGGCTGGGATCCGCCCAGCCGGCGGGATGGTTCACGCCGTTCGCATGGCAGCTGAAGCAGCTCACCTTGGAGATGCCGCCCGCCTGGGCCGGATCCGAGGTGGATCCGTGGCAGGTGCGGCACTGGTCGGGCGCCTTGACGTAATCGATGTAGTGGACCTCGATCCAGTTGGTCGGGTGCTGTCCGGTGGAGGCGTTAAACGGAGCCCCCTTCCCGGCAGTTCCGGCGCATCCCCAGGCAAGAAGCGCGAGGAGCGTCGCGAAACAGCTTCCTACCATCAACTTAGTTCGGCTCATGGTGTTCCCCTTGGACACGTTTTCAGTTCCTACCGGTGGCAAGCCGCGCACTTCTCGTTGTTGGCCCGGCCATGGCAGGCGTAGCAGCTGGACGGATCCATCTTTCCTTCGATGCGATGCTGGGTCATGAAGTCACCCCGGTGCGGCGTGGCGCGGTCAGGCCGGTCGCTCAGGCGGGTGGCGGGCTTCATGGGGACCTTGCCGCCGTGGCAGTCCGCGCAGAAGGACTGGGCGTGGCAGGAGGCGCAGGTGTTGGCGTCCTGGTTGGCCTGGAAGCGGTGGTCCTTCACGAAGGTGGGTGTGTGGTCGAAGGACGCGTAGGGCTTGAGCGCGCCCTTGGCCACGTCGTTGCTGTGGCATTCGGAGCAGATGGGACGGCCCGCGCCCAGTTCCTGGGGGTGGGTGGCCGCGAAGCTGGCTTCTGGCGAGATGAGGCTGCACGCCGTCAGGACGCAGAGACCCAGCACGATGCCGACGATCTGGAGAATGGACTTCCGGGCCATTAGCGACCTCCCTTCTTAGCAAAGCCGAACCGATACTCGGCCCGCAGGAGCCCCCGGGTCTCGTGCCTGGCGACGGGGGTGCTTCCGTAGCTGATGTCTCCGGACACCTTCACGTTCGTGGTGGCCTGGTATCCGAGCGAGCCCACCACTTCATAGACGTTCCGGACCCCGACGAGGTAGGGGTTCTCGCTGTCGTAGCGCTGGAGGATGGCATCCAGGCTCGCGATGAGCTTGCCCTGGGTGGCCATGGCCCAGACGCGGGCTTCCTTGTGGCTCAGGCTGCGGTACGGGGTCGCAGGATCCACGAACCTGGTGTTCGCGGCGTTCACCCAGTGGCCACTGACGCCGCCGAGGAAGGACTTATCGCTGGCGGTCCAGCGGACCTCGCCACCGGCGCGGTTCACGTCGCCGAAGGTCTCGCGGTGCATGTGGCGGTAGTCGCCCACCAGCTGGACGACCGTGGAGGCGTTCCAGGTGATGCTGCCGCCGAAGCCGCGGAACTTGTCGTTCTCGTCCTGGCGGAAGAGGGAGGGCAGGTTGGTGCCGGCGAAGTAGTAGTTGAAGTTCCGCATGGCGTAGTTGCCGGTCATGGTGACCTGGTCGCCGAGCTTCACGGTGGCGGTGTAGTCGTGCTCGGCGGTGTTGGTCCGCTCGTTGGCGACGTTGAACACCGTGCGGCCCCGGAGGTCGAAGGCGGAGGCGGGCGC
This DNA window, taken from Geothrix edaphica, encodes the following:
- a CDS encoding OmcA/MtrC family decaheme c-type cytochrome, which gives rise to MQYRPLKQLCGLIATAAVALVLIGCNGKTGPAGANGTNGTNGTNGTNGTNGTNATITVNAAQLTPEQWSQLTLKGSVTSASVVNGKPVVNFTVTDGVGTPIVGLGFTSKTASALVPSYANMSFSIAKLVPGTNGSPSKWVSYIVTTMPTSTTAVAATRPSTDNTGTLVDNGNGSYKYTFYRDITAIQTTLDGLTYTAPSAKADLGDVTYQAALTHRVTVQLSGNARGTGSNTADGSNSGVAGVPVLTPGNLWYDFVPSTGLAVTAANEQRNIVDTSSCNTCHTKFNGFHGSTRINAEYCVVCHTDQRKFGFAEATTTATGYDATAGQRKIGGMAVGDFPAFIHRLHAGEELKKDGYNYAGILFNETTYPQDLRNCSKCHTASIAATPQGDNWNTKPSRMACGACHDNIDWAAGTNHGGGAQTSDLNCTGCHGAAGIKLNHIPVSPMNPAFATGAYTNGSYLAGDRNNLPPGAIKIDYDLKSVTLDATRHPVFTFKFKQTLNGTTSDVVFNTFAAGTVTEMMNNFVGSPSVYMAFAVPQDGIAAPADVNATASAYIKKVWNGTATGTGAGTLTGPDASGYYTLTMTGVAIPANATMLRGGIGYTYNKNSQSLTQTNVPNLGSTSFAYDPVTMLGGFSVPAPNKFMTVAGSTARRNIVDTAKCNDCHKNLGVFTASAYHAGERNNAESCHFCHNPNQTSSAWSANASTFLHGIHGAGKRTVPFNWHAPTPTDTFAKVTYPAILNNCEACHVPGSYDFSNSANAAAIPNMLFSTVGKGTYNSDPTTNPTGYFSLSPYVVADNVTNYGTGPSYNAATGVLTQDVAKTNLVSSPITAACASCHDSSTAVAHFRGNGGSFYETRANALLKVEQCMVCHGSGRTADIKAVHMNFR